A stretch of the Mycobacteroides immunogenum genome encodes the following:
- a CDS encoding TIGR03619 family F420-dependent LLM class oxidoreductase, translated as MTGFGVSTSSADGYVSPDVLARAVEERGFDWLLFDDHSYFPADTPAQEEIPAAFRARLPLVRDLPVVLAYALSATRTLVVGSGVALLPQRDVLHTGKAVATLATLSADRLVLGVGVGWNMGEVRNHGAEPATRGAKLDEQLTALRAIWTHEVTEFHGDHVDFGPIESRPRPGSPVPIYVGGASKAALSRTVRLADGWLPLAPGTTADDVRSVRAWFAQQGRADLGTTVTEVPSEERLAANYLEAGVDRVLFHLDPLNEGDTLAALDAPAQIAERLK; from the coding sequence GTGACCGGGTTTGGTGTTTCCACGTCGTCAGCCGACGGATATGTGTCTCCGGACGTGTTGGCCCGCGCCGTCGAGGAACGGGGCTTCGACTGGCTGCTCTTTGACGACCACTCGTACTTCCCGGCCGATACCCCCGCACAAGAAGAGATCCCGGCGGCCTTCCGTGCGCGGCTGCCGCTGGTCCGCGACCTCCCAGTAGTACTTGCCTACGCCTTGTCCGCGACGCGCACGCTCGTCGTCGGATCGGGGGTGGCGCTGCTGCCACAGCGCGATGTGCTGCACACGGGCAAGGCCGTCGCCACCCTGGCCACGTTGTCCGCTGATCGGCTGGTGCTCGGGGTCGGCGTCGGGTGGAACATGGGCGAGGTACGCAACCACGGGGCCGAGCCCGCGACGCGGGGTGCCAAGCTCGATGAGCAGCTGACGGCTCTGCGGGCCATCTGGACCCACGAAGTGACCGAATTCCACGGCGATCATGTCGATTTCGGCCCGATCGAGTCGCGACCGCGCCCCGGCTCACCGGTGCCGATCTATGTGGGCGGCGCCAGTAAGGCGGCTCTGTCGCGCACGGTGCGTCTTGCCGACGGCTGGCTGCCGCTGGCACCGGGCACCACTGCCGACGATGTGCGCAGTGTGCGTGCGTGGTTCGCGCAGCAGGGACGCGCCGACCTGGGGACCACCGTCACCGAGGTGCCGTCCGAGGAGCGGCTGGCCGCGAATTATCTTGAGGCGGGGGTGGATCGGGTGCTGTTCCACCTGGATCCGCTGAATGAGGGGGACACCCTGGCAGCGTTGGATGCGCCGGCGCAGATCGCTGAACGTCTCAAATAG
- a CDS encoding CoA transferase, with product MSLNGIQQRVFDEIAKNFSYRPDLSRLVIEQTQSYVKSPMPLHDYVTGLIAAAGSALENLGTVRGLPAQTITIDRRLAAMAFNDYVFQFINGDPTTMDIWTISPDNGIYETKDGKWLYIIGEIHHLRNKMLTYLDAPPDPKRIAAAIAKKDAQEHEDNLIALGLPGGWMRSPQEWLQHPVGEFSQSVPLINLKQRGTAKARTLGASGSRPLSGVRVVDVSNVVANPNATRLLAAAGADVINVNPVVGDWMLATYLTSGWGKRNIRLDLKTESGKARFKELIASADVFLNGHTPGAFDRLGLDEDTLYELNPSLVHAGASFAPIGSVWERRRGFEQVAQTCSGVTYLSTGAEPYPLITPILINDYGTAYLVFGGICDALARRESDGGYWNVEVSLLRNSQFAASFPADNDETPRAVDDEDIAKYLVDQPSAWGTWTTLRPVIDLSHTKMGTHTAPNIPGTSPRDIPWLPAETGEFEVPYAPTALAGKLYGFQPNFGVQDRAEGIYDNDLSRINPWF from the coding sequence ATGTCCCTCAACGGGATTCAGCAGCGTGTGTTTGACGAGATCGCCAAGAACTTTTCCTACCGTCCGGATCTATCGCGGCTGGTCATCGAGCAGACCCAGTCCTACGTCAAGTCGCCCATGCCGCTGCATGACTACGTGACGGGTTTGATCGCGGCCGCGGGTTCAGCTCTGGAGAACTTGGGCACCGTGCGGGGCCTCCCGGCGCAGACGATCACCATCGACCGGCGTCTGGCGGCTATGGCGTTCAACGATTACGTCTTCCAGTTCATCAACGGCGATCCCACGACGATGGACATCTGGACCATTTCGCCGGACAACGGAATCTACGAAACCAAGGATGGCAAGTGGCTGTACATCATTGGAGAGATACACCACCTGCGGAACAAGATGCTTACCTACTTGGACGCGCCGCCAGACCCGAAGCGGATTGCCGCCGCGATCGCGAAAAAGGACGCCCAGGAGCATGAAGACAATCTGATCGCCCTGGGACTACCGGGTGGGTGGATGCGTTCTCCCCAGGAGTGGCTCCAGCACCCGGTGGGGGAGTTTTCACAGAGCGTGCCGCTGATCAACCTGAAGCAGCGCGGTACTGCGAAGGCCCGGACTCTCGGGGCGAGCGGTTCGCGTCCGTTGTCGGGCGTGCGCGTCGTTGACGTGTCGAACGTTGTGGCCAACCCGAATGCGACACGCCTGTTGGCGGCGGCGGGCGCCGACGTCATCAATGTCAATCCTGTTGTGGGGGACTGGATGTTGGCGACATACCTGACCAGTGGATGGGGCAAGCGCAATATCCGGCTGGATCTCAAGACGGAGAGCGGAAAGGCGCGCTTCAAGGAGCTGATTGCCAGCGCCGACGTCTTCTTGAATGGTCACACACCGGGAGCGTTCGACCGCTTGGGGCTCGACGAGGACACCCTGTACGAGCTCAACCCGAGCCTAGTGCACGCGGGGGCTTCGTTCGCACCCATCGGTTCGGTGTGGGAGCGCCGCCGCGGCTTCGAGCAGGTCGCACAGACGTGCTCCGGCGTCACCTACTTGTCGACGGGTGCTGAGCCGTATCCGTTGATCACGCCGATACTGATCAATGACTACGGAACTGCTTACCTGGTGTTCGGCGGTATCTGTGATGCGTTGGCTCGTCGTGAATCCGACGGCGGCTACTGGAACGTCGAGGTTTCGCTACTGAGAAACTCACAGTTCGCGGCATCGTTCCCTGCTGACAATGACGAGACTCCGCGGGCTGTCGACGATGAGGACATCGCCAAGTACTTGGTAGACCAGCCCTCGGCCTGGGGTACGTGGACGACGCTGCGGCCGGTGATCGATCTGAGCCATACCAAAATGGGCACGCATACCGCGCCGAATATCCCGGGGACTTCGCCGAGAGACATTCCCTGGCTTCCTGCGGAGACCGGCGAGTTTGAGGTGCCGTATGCCCCAACCGCGCTGGCGGGCAAGTTGTACGGATTCCAGCCGAACTTCGGTGTGCAGGACCGGGCGGAGGGCATCTACGACAACGATCTGTCTCGTATCAACCCGTGGTTCTAA
- a CDS encoding amino acid permease, translating into MGVPAATDNNGLQHSLQKRHLTMIAIGGVIGAGLFVGSGATIQAAGPAAFLTYAITGVLIVLVMRMLGEMAVANPSTGSFADYSRRALGDWAGFSVGWLYWYFWVIVVGFEAVAGGKLIQDWLPRAPLWLVALLLMLAMTATNLFSVRSYGEFEYWFASVKVAAIVAFLVAGSCYVLGLWPDKKMDFSNLTAHHGFMPHGPGAIFSSIVIVIFSMVGAEIATIAAAESKDPAKAISQATNSVIYRVAIFFVGSIFLIAVIVPWDSPELGTSPYVTAFKTMGIPAADHIMRVVVLTAVLSCLNSAMYTASRMLFVLAGRGEAPRSWLKVNTRGVPVQAILASSFIGFVCVILAYFFEHTVFLFLLNSSGAVILFVYLMIAISQYILRRRTPEEKLLVKMWGYPALTILTAIGIVAILVAMGFQDATRTQLWTSLLSWGVILLLFGALRLNRRRRPQPQEPATR; encoded by the coding sequence ATGGGAGTACCTGCGGCGACAGACAACAACGGCCTGCAGCACTCGCTGCAGAAGCGCCACCTCACGATGATCGCGATCGGCGGTGTCATCGGCGCCGGCCTGTTCGTGGGATCCGGCGCGACCATCCAGGCCGCCGGGCCCGCAGCATTTCTCACCTACGCCATCACCGGGGTACTCATCGTCCTGGTGATGCGGATGCTCGGCGAGATGGCCGTCGCCAACCCGTCCACCGGTTCCTTCGCCGACTACAGCCGTCGCGCCCTCGGTGACTGGGCCGGATTCTCCGTCGGCTGGTTGTACTGGTACTTCTGGGTGATCGTCGTCGGCTTCGAAGCGGTCGCCGGGGGCAAGCTCATCCAGGACTGGCTGCCGCGCGCACCGCTGTGGCTGGTGGCGCTACTCCTGATGCTCGCCATGACGGCCACCAACTTGTTCTCGGTGCGCTCCTACGGCGAGTTCGAGTATTGGTTCGCCAGCGTGAAAGTGGCTGCGATCGTGGCATTTCTGGTCGCAGGCAGCTGTTACGTGTTGGGGCTGTGGCCGGACAAGAAGATGGACTTCTCCAACCTCACCGCCCACCACGGCTTCATGCCGCACGGACCGGGCGCCATCTTCTCGTCGATCGTCATCGTGATCTTCTCCATGGTGGGAGCCGAGATCGCCACCATCGCGGCGGCCGAATCGAAAGACCCCGCCAAGGCCATCAGCCAGGCCACCAACTCGGTGATCTACCGCGTGGCCATCTTCTTCGTCGGATCAATCTTTTTGATCGCGGTCATCGTGCCGTGGGACAGCCCGGAATTGGGCACTTCGCCATACGTCACCGCATTCAAGACGATGGGCATCCCGGCCGCCGATCACATCATGCGGGTGGTGGTGCTGACCGCCGTGCTGTCGTGTTTGAACTCGGCGATGTACACCGCGTCCCGCATGCTCTTCGTGCTCGCCGGCCGCGGCGAGGCTCCGCGCAGCTGGCTCAAGGTGAACACCCGTGGCGTGCCGGTGCAGGCAATTCTCGCGTCCTCGTTCATCGGCTTTGTCTGCGTCATCCTGGCGTACTTCTTCGAGCACACCGTGTTCCTGTTTCTGCTCAACTCCTCGGGCGCAGTAATCCTGTTCGTGTACTTGATGATTGCCATCTCGCAGTACATCCTGCGGCGCCGCACCCCCGAAGAGAAACTCCTCGTCAAGATGTGGGGCTACCCCGCCTTGACGATCCTTACCGCGATCGGCATCGTCGCCATCCTGGTGGCGATGGGTTTCCAGGACGCCACCCGCACCCAGCTGTGGACCAGCCTGCTGTCCTGGGGTGTGATCCTGCTGCTGTTCGGGGCGCTGCGGCTCAACCGCCGTCGCCGGCCGCAGCCCCAGGAACCCGCTACCCGGTGA
- a CDS encoding phosphotransferase family protein → MAAPQHIDPKSVDFDVVSRWMDGQGLPGGEVSDVSAITGGTQNIMVRFRRGGREYVLRRPPKHLRDASNNVIRREARLLGALRGQGVAAPELIAACTDETVLGGAVFYLMEPVDGFNATVTLPELHAGSAEVRHRMGLEAVSGIAALGALDYQALGLEGYGNPDGFLERQVPRWLKELDSYAKHDGYPGPDIPGVQSVANWLEQHRPSQWKPGIMHGDFHLANMMFRNDGPQLAAIVDWEMSTIGDPLLDLGWLLATWPSEHETASLGGALVQAGGLPTAQELVAHYAARTDRDLDAIDWYTVLACFKLGIILEGTHARAFAGKAPVAVGDYLHGLTLQLFKRAVTITG, encoded by the coding sequence ATGGCGGCTCCACAACATATCGATCCGAAAAGCGTTGATTTCGACGTTGTTTCGCGTTGGATGGATGGGCAGGGACTTCCCGGCGGGGAGGTATCGGATGTCTCCGCGATCACCGGCGGCACCCAGAACATCATGGTTCGTTTCCGCAGGGGTGGGCGCGAGTATGTGTTGCGGCGACCGCCCAAACATCTGCGCGACGCCAGCAACAACGTGATCCGCCGGGAGGCACGGCTGCTGGGAGCGCTACGCGGGCAGGGCGTTGCGGCGCCCGAGCTCATCGCCGCGTGCACCGATGAGACGGTGCTGGGCGGCGCGGTCTTCTACCTGATGGAGCCGGTGGACGGGTTCAATGCCACGGTCACCCTGCCCGAACTACATGCCGGCAGTGCCGAGGTTCGGCATCGGATGGGCCTGGAGGCGGTCAGCGGCATTGCGGCCCTCGGCGCCCTGGACTACCAGGCGCTCGGGTTGGAGGGGTACGGCAATCCGGACGGTTTCCTGGAGCGGCAGGTGCCACGCTGGCTCAAGGAGCTGGATTCATACGCCAAGCATGACGGATACCCGGGCCCGGACATTCCGGGTGTGCAATCCGTGGCGAATTGGCTTGAACAGCATCGACCCTCGCAGTGGAAGCCGGGAATCATGCATGGCGATTTCCATCTGGCCAACATGATGTTCCGCAACGACGGCCCGCAGCTCGCCGCCATCGTGGACTGGGAGATGTCCACGATCGGTGACCCGCTGCTGGATCTGGGCTGGCTGTTGGCCACATGGCCGTCGGAGCACGAGACCGCCTCCTTAGGTGGGGCGTTGGTGCAGGCCGGAGGCCTACCGACGGCGCAGGAGCTGGTCGCGCACTACGCGGCACGCACCGACCGGGATCTGGATGCCATTGACTGGTACACGGTGCTGGCCTGCTTCAAGCTGGGCATCATCCTGGAAGGTACGCACGCCCGCGCGTTCGCGGGGAAAGCGCCTGTGGCGGTGGGGGATTATCTGCACGGCCTGACGCTGCAGCTGTTCAAGCGGGCCGTCACCATCACCGGGTAG
- a CDS encoding acyl-CoA dehydrogenase family protein: MAWDFETDPEYQELLDWADEFVRTEVEPLDYVFPNPYDKSDKEAMDYVRPLKEEVKRRGLWACHLGPELGGPGYGQLKLALLNEILGRSVWAPSIFGCQAPDTGNAEILAHYGTEAQKAKYLQPLMDGDIGSCYVMTEPQGGSDPTLFKTTAVRDGDEWILNGEKWFNSEARHAAFWIVMAVTNTEVSPYQGMSMFIVDPNAPGVEIVRNITVHGFSEDEAYTRFTNARIRAENMLGAEGGAFAIAQTRLGGGRVHHAMRTVAQVRKAFDMMCERVISREARGGTIAKLQMTQERIADSWIEMESFRLLVLRTAWLIDKHQDYLKVRKDISAIKAAMPKVMHDVAQRALHLHGSLGVSEEMPLAKMFLYSEVMGLVDGPTEVHKVTIAKEVLKDYTPYEGLFPPSHIPALTEKARAHVAERLEHRVGNL, from the coding sequence ATGGCATGGGATTTCGAAACCGACCCGGAGTACCAGGAGCTGTTGGACTGGGCCGACGAATTCGTCCGCACCGAGGTCGAACCGCTTGACTATGTGTTCCCCAATCCGTACGACAAGTCCGACAAAGAAGCCATGGACTATGTGCGCCCGCTCAAGGAAGAGGTCAAGCGCCGCGGCCTGTGGGCCTGCCACCTCGGACCGGAGCTGGGCGGCCCGGGCTACGGACAGCTCAAACTGGCCCTGCTCAATGAGATTCTGGGCCGCTCGGTCTGGGCTCCTTCGATATTCGGATGTCAGGCGCCCGATACCGGGAACGCGGAAATCCTCGCGCACTACGGTACCGAAGCGCAGAAGGCCAAGTACCTGCAGCCGTTGATGGACGGTGATATCGGCTCCTGTTATGTGATGACGGAGCCGCAGGGCGGATCGGATCCGACGCTGTTCAAGACCACCGCGGTCCGTGACGGCGACGAGTGGATCCTCAACGGCGAGAAGTGGTTCAACTCCGAGGCGCGGCACGCCGCGTTCTGGATCGTCATGGCCGTGACGAACACCGAGGTCAGTCCCTACCAGGGGATGTCGATGTTCATCGTCGACCCGAACGCGCCCGGTGTGGAGATCGTCCGGAACATCACGGTGCATGGGTTCAGTGAGGACGAGGCCTACACGCGCTTCACCAATGCCCGCATCCGCGCCGAGAACATGCTGGGTGCCGAGGGCGGAGCCTTCGCGATTGCGCAGACCCGCCTCGGTGGCGGTCGTGTGCACCATGCCATGCGCACGGTGGCCCAGGTACGTAAGGCCTTCGACATGATGTGCGAGCGTGTCATCAGTCGCGAAGCGCGCGGTGGCACCATCGCCAAACTACAGATGACCCAGGAACGTATCGCCGATAGCTGGATCGAGATGGAATCGTTCCGCCTTTTGGTGCTGCGCACCGCGTGGCTCATCGACAAGCACCAGGACTATCTGAAGGTGCGCAAGGATATTTCGGCCATCAAGGCGGCGATGCCCAAGGTGATGCACGATGTGGCTCAGCGCGCACTGCATCTGCACGGTTCGCTCGGGGTGTCCGAGGAGATGCCGTTGGCCAAGATGTTCCTGTACTCGGAGGTCATGGGGCTCGTGGATGGCCCGACCGAGGTGCACAAGGTCACCATCGCCAAAGAGGTCCTCAAGGACTACACCCCCTACGAGGGTCTCTTCCCGCCGAGCCACATCCCGGCGCTGACCGAGAAGGCACGCGCCCATGTGGCGGAGCGGCTGGAACACCGCGTGGGAAACCTGTGA
- a CDS encoding TetR/AcrR family transcriptional regulator, with translation MTETGAKPRRGRPPASDGDAAATRRRIMDAATELFAEKGFHGTGVAEIGAAAGVRGGALYYHIGSKEELLWEILRSYIDEMLTEAVHIAHMNTEPAKRLRTLIGSYVILIVKYRKQVSIQVRDGSALTGERAAELQGLRDELQHCWQRVFDEGYEAGVFRSADHVVTNAVLGMLNMVAVWYRADGKSPAQIAKRIADMVLEGVRIDRAPEPTGSD, from the coding sequence GTGACGGAGACCGGCGCCAAACCGCGCCGGGGCCGCCCGCCGGCATCCGACGGTGACGCCGCGGCCACCCGTCGGCGGATCATGGATGCGGCAACGGAACTCTTCGCGGAAAAAGGATTTCATGGCACGGGCGTGGCGGAGATCGGTGCCGCGGCCGGTGTGCGCGGTGGCGCTCTGTACTACCACATCGGTTCCAAGGAGGAGCTGCTCTGGGAGATCCTGCGCAGTTATATCGACGAGATGCTTACCGAGGCCGTCCATATCGCACACATGAACACCGAGCCCGCCAAGCGCTTGCGCACGTTGATCGGCTCCTACGTGATTTTGATCGTCAAGTACCGCAAGCAGGTGTCTATTCAGGTGCGTGACGGGTCGGCACTGACCGGCGAGCGTGCCGCGGAACTGCAGGGCCTGCGCGACGAGTTGCAGCACTGCTGGCAGCGCGTCTTCGACGAGGGATATGAGGCCGGGGTGTTTCGGAGCGCCGATCACGTGGTCACCAATGCGGTCCTGGGCATGTTGAACATGGTCGCGGTCTGGTACCGCGCCGACGGCAAGAGCCCGGCACAGATCGCCAAGCGCATCGCCGACATGGTTTTGGAGGGTGTACGGATCGACCGTGCGCCCGAACCGACAGGAAGTGACTGA
- a CDS encoding SDR family NAD(P)-dependent oxidoreductase, with the protein MLQDKVVVVTGGSRGLGRAMVQAFAAHGADVVIASRKIDPCAELAAKVEAEHGRRALPVACNVSSWEQCDQLVDTVYREFGRVDVLVNNAGLSPLYPSLDQVSEALFDKVIGVNLKGPFRLSASIATKMAAGTGGSIINISSIEAVRPEATALPYAAAKAGLNALTLGLSHSFGPTVRANTIQCGLFNTDIAAAWPEGFAEALMPSIPLRRIGEPEDVVGAALYLASEASAYCTGTTIRLDGGIL; encoded by the coding sequence ATGCTGCAGGACAAGGTCGTCGTCGTCACCGGCGGAAGCCGCGGATTGGGGCGGGCGATGGTGCAGGCATTCGCGGCCCACGGTGCCGACGTGGTGATCGCCAGCCGCAAGATCGATCCCTGTGCCGAGCTGGCCGCCAAGGTGGAAGCCGAGCACGGCCGCCGTGCGCTCCCGGTCGCGTGCAACGTCAGCTCCTGGGAACAGTGCGACCAGTTGGTCGACACCGTGTACCGCGAGTTCGGCCGGGTGGACGTGTTGGTGAACAACGCGGGATTGTCCCCGCTGTATCCCAGCCTGGACCAAGTCTCGGAAGCGTTGTTCGACAAGGTCATTGGGGTGAACCTGAAGGGTCCGTTCCGGTTGTCGGCGTCGATAGCCACCAAGATGGCCGCTGGGACGGGTGGCTCGATCATCAACATCAGCTCCATTGAGGCGGTGCGTCCCGAGGCGACGGCGCTGCCCTATGCGGCCGCCAAGGCGGGCCTGAACGCGCTGACCCTGGGGCTATCGCATAGCTTCGGACCGACGGTGCGTGCCAACACGATTCAGTGTGGACTGTTCAACACCGATATCGCCGCGGCCTGGCCGGAGGGATTCGCCGAGGCGCTCATGCCGAGCATTCCGCTGCGGCGCATCGGTGAACCCGAGGATGTCGTGGGCGCGGCGCTGTATCTCGCGAGCGAAGCGTCGGCCTACTGCACGGGAACGACGATTCGTTTGGACGGCGGCATCCTGTGA
- a CDS encoding sensor domain-containing protein: MRWAPMVLLSAAVMLTSCTQAITGDAAAPDKPDKLYPMLPPRQADLEDHLLSAPDVRAATGLPAVKTIPAVETVLSTANTVSDCAYGYSLATRQQYLSFGAARIQAYSQSVEKVRKHTVGTALIVFENANSASQQFEQFAQRMSRCDGVRGVTSVGAAKESWSLKILHSGQDEVNWTRNTDNSPWSCRLVARQRANYVASVMFCRVDPQEDKTDAMFTLLLDKLTH; this comes from the coding sequence ATGCGCTGGGCTCCAATGGTTTTACTCAGTGCGGCCGTGATGCTGACTTCCTGCACGCAGGCGATCACGGGTGACGCGGCAGCCCCGGACAAGCCCGACAAGCTCTATCCGATGCTGCCACCCAGACAGGCCGACCTCGAAGATCACCTGCTATCGGCGCCGGATGTTCGTGCGGCAACCGGTCTTCCGGCGGTCAAGACCATCCCGGCGGTAGAGACGGTGCTCTCGACGGCCAACACGGTGTCTGACTGTGCCTACGGGTATTCCTTGGCCACCCGCCAGCAGTACCTGAGTTTCGGTGCGGCGCGCATCCAGGCCTACTCACAGAGTGTCGAGAAGGTGCGCAAGCACACAGTCGGCACCGCACTCATCGTGTTCGAGAACGCGAATTCTGCCAGCCAGCAGTTCGAACAATTCGCCCAGCGCATGTCGCGATGCGACGGGGTGCGTGGGGTTACCTCGGTGGGCGCCGCCAAGGAGAGCTGGTCTCTCAAGATCTTGCACAGCGGTCAGGACGAGGTGAACTGGACGCGCAATACCGATAATTCGCCGTGGTCCTGCCGGCTGGTGGCGCGGCAACGCGCGAACTACGTCGCCTCGGTGATGTTTTGCCGCGTCGATCCCCAGGAGGACAAGACCGACGCGATGTTCACCCTGCTGCTGGACAAGCTCACCCACTGA
- a CDS encoding dihydrolipoamide acetyltransferase family protein, whose protein sequence is MAVKQFLLPDLGEGLTEADLIAWKVKVGDEVKLNQVLADVETAKAMVELPSPFEGTVVALQVAENSTVAVGSPLISIEVAGAEPDAPANLVGYGPSESSGTARRRRRTGSGAAALALVEQAAEPEPVVVPPAAQAQPVPERVPAKPSVRKLAAELGVALDLINGTGIGGSITRQDVEAYTRSLTARAPQPHSAEPDAGCAAPPGGAETRIPIAGVRKHTAAAMVRSAFTAPHVTEFLTVDMTATMALLAELKARYPDLKLTPTTLVARMVLLALRSHPSLNSTWDEQAGEIVVKHYVNLGIAAATERGLVVPNVKNAGALSLRELATAVAQLVSTAREGKTTPADMAGGTFTLTNIGVFGVDAGTPIINPGEAAILALGSVAKRPWVIDGELAVRDVTTLALSFDHRLVDGEQGSKFLADLGAMLTDPRMALVV, encoded by the coding sequence ATGGCAGTCAAACAGTTTCTGCTCCCGGATCTTGGCGAAGGACTCACCGAGGCCGACCTGATCGCCTGGAAGGTGAAGGTGGGCGACGAGGTGAAGCTCAACCAGGTGCTCGCCGATGTGGAGACGGCAAAGGCGATGGTCGAACTGCCGTCCCCCTTCGAAGGCACGGTGGTGGCCCTACAGGTGGCCGAGAACTCCACCGTCGCGGTCGGTTCGCCACTGATCTCCATCGAGGTGGCCGGTGCCGAGCCGGACGCGCCCGCCAATCTGGTCGGATACGGCCCGTCGGAATCGTCGGGCACGGCCCGTCGCCGGCGCCGCACGGGATCCGGCGCGGCGGCGCTTGCGCTTGTGGAACAGGCGGCCGAGCCCGAACCCGTCGTCGTGCCGCCGGCCGCCCAGGCGCAGCCCGTACCGGAGAGGGTCCCGGCCAAGCCGTCGGTTCGCAAGCTCGCAGCCGAGCTCGGTGTGGCCCTCGACCTGATCAACGGAACCGGCATCGGGGGCAGCATCACCCGCCAGGATGTGGAGGCGTACACCCGGAGCCTCACGGCCCGTGCGCCGCAGCCGCATTCCGCCGAGCCCGATGCCGGGTGCGCCGCGCCCCCGGGGGGTGCGGAAACACGAATTCCGATCGCGGGAGTGCGCAAGCACACCGCTGCCGCCATGGTGCGCAGCGCTTTCACGGCCCCGCATGTCACCGAGTTCCTCACCGTCGACATGACCGCGACGATGGCGCTACTGGCCGAACTGAAGGCTCGGTACCCCGATCTCAAACTCACCCCGACGACGCTGGTCGCGCGCATGGTGCTGTTGGCGCTGCGATCGCACCCCTCGCTGAACTCCACCTGGGATGAGCAGGCCGGTGAGATCGTCGTGAAGCATTACGTGAACCTGGGTATCGCGGCCGCCACCGAACGGGGGCTGGTGGTGCCGAACGTCAAGAACGCCGGCGCGCTGTCACTGCGCGAATTGGCAACGGCCGTCGCTCAGTTGGTGTCGACCGCGCGTGAGGGCAAGACCACGCCGGCAGATATGGCCGGTGGCACATTCACCCTGACCAATATCGGGGTCTTTGGTGTCGACGCCGGCACTCCGATCATCAATCCGGGCGAGGCGGCGATCTTGGCGCTGGGCTCTGTCGCCAAGCGCCCCTGGGTGATCGACGGCGAGCTGGCGGTGCGGGATGTCACCACACTCGCGTTGTCCTTCGACCACCGGCTGGTCGACGGTGAACAGGGATCGAAGTTCCTCGCCGATCTGGGGGCAATGCTCACCGATCCGCGGATGGCATTGGTGGTGTAG
- a CDS encoding alpha-ketoacid dehydrogenase subunit beta: protein MSGALNAGLRAALEDDDRVIVMGEDVGKLGGVFRVTDGLQKDFGDHRVIDTPLAESGIIGTAVGLAMRGYRPVCEIQFDGFVYPAFDQIVSQVAKLHYRTKGAVGMPLTIRIPFGGGIGAVEHHSESPEAYFAHTAGLRVVSCSSPQDAYDMIRQSVACDDPVIFFEPKRRYWEKGEVDTALTPLPLGAARIVRPGTAATIAAYGPMVAVANAAAEMAAAEGVSIEVVDLRSLSPVDFDTLEASVRKTGRLVVVHEASVFMGLGAEIAARITERCFYQLEAPVLRVGGFALPYPANKVEHHYLPDAERVMDAVDRAIAA from the coding sequence ATGTCCGGTGCCCTGAACGCCGGGTTGCGGGCGGCGCTGGAGGACGACGACCGCGTGATCGTAATGGGCGAGGATGTCGGCAAGCTCGGCGGCGTGTTTCGGGTCACCGATGGGCTGCAAAAGGATTTCGGTGACCATCGCGTCATCGACACACCGCTCGCCGAATCCGGAATCATCGGCACCGCCGTCGGTTTGGCCATGCGCGGATACCGCCCGGTGTGTGAGATCCAATTCGACGGATTTGTCTACCCGGCCTTCGATCAGATCGTGAGCCAAGTCGCCAAGCTGCACTACCGCACCAAGGGTGCGGTCGGTATGCCACTGACCATCCGCATCCCATTCGGCGGCGGAATCGGTGCGGTGGAACACCATTCCGAGTCACCGGAGGCGTACTTCGCGCATACCGCGGGCCTGCGGGTGGTGTCCTGCAGCTCACCACAGGACGCGTACGACATGATCCGCCAGTCGGTCGCCTGCGACGACCCGGTGATTTTCTTCGAGCCCAAGCGCCGCTACTGGGAGAAGGGCGAGGTCGACACCGCGCTGACCCCGCTCCCACTGGGTGCCGCACGTATCGTCCGCCCCGGCACGGCGGCTACCATCGCCGCCTATGGCCCGATGGTCGCGGTGGCCAACGCGGCCGCGGAAATGGCTGCGGCGGAGGGGGTATCGATCGAGGTAGTGGATCTGCGTTCGTTGTCGCCGGTTGACTTCGACACCCTGGAAGCGTCGGTGCGCAAAACCGGAAGGCTGGTCGTGGTGCACGAGGCGTCGGTGTTCATGGGATTGGGCGCCGAGATCGCCGCCCGCATCACCGAGCGGTGCTTCTATCAGCTGGAGGCTCCGGTCCTGCGCGTCGGCGGCTTCGCGCTGCCGTACCCGGCCAACAAGGTGGAGCATCATTACCTGCCCGACGCGGAGCGGGTCATGGACGCCGTCGACCGCGCCATCGCCGCGTAG